A portion of the Sulfurospirillum diekertiae genome contains these proteins:
- the acnB gene encoding bifunctional aconitate hydratase 2/2-methylisocitrate dehydratase, which translates to MSFFQAYEAEVNERAKLGVPPLPLDAKKTAEVVELLKKEEGDQAFLSDLLANRVPPGVDEAAYVKAAFLNDVAQKKVTCKAISPVYAIELLGTMFGGYNVQPLVDALSSKDDAVARAACNALKHTVLVYSSFNDIETLAKTNVYAKEVMTSWANAEWFTTKPTISEKITVAVLKVSGETNTDDLSPASEAFTRSDIPLHANAMLVKRLPGSNEKIKELIAKGYEVAYVGDVVGTGSSRKSGINSIQWWMGREIPNVPNKKTGGLILGSTIAPIFFNTAEDSGALPIEVNVEGLETGDLIDVYPLAGKIEKNGKVVSTFKLSPNTLADEYRAGGRIPLIIGRGLTTKARISLGMGAENIFAKPEQPSEQKGVGYTLAQKMVGRACGVEGVRAGMYVEPHTLTVGSQDTTGPMTRDEIKELAALGFSADLVMQSFCHTAAYPKPSDVKLHHTLPAFITSRSGVSLKAGDGVIHSWLNRMVLPDTVGTGGDSHTRFPIGISFPAGSGLVAFAAVTGSMPLNMPESVLVRFKGEMQPGITLRDLVNAIPYYAIKKGLLTVPKKNKKNIFAGRILEIEGLPKLKVEQAFELSDASAERSAAACAVALDVEPIVEYLKSNITLLEAMIKAGYQDAKTLQRRADKMKAWIKDPKLLKADANAQYAEVIEINLNEIKEPILACPNDPDDVATLSEILADDNRPKKIDEVFVGSCMTNIGHYRALGEVLQGEGKVPTTLWVAPPTKMDKDQLTAEGYYSIFGTSGARIEIPGCSLCMGNQANVKEGAVVFSTSTRNFDNRMGPNSKVYLGSAELAALCALLGRLPSVEEYMSLVPKKLAGKTDKVYKYLNFNLIENYELVN; encoded by the coding sequence ATGAGTTTTTTCCAAGCGTATGAAGCAGAAGTGAATGAAAGAGCAAAGTTAGGTGTTCCTCCTTTGCCTCTTGATGCCAAAAAAACAGCAGAGGTAGTCGAGCTTTTAAAAAAAGAGGAGGGTGATCAAGCCTTCTTAAGCGATCTTCTCGCAAATAGAGTTCCACCAGGAGTGGATGAAGCCGCTTATGTAAAAGCAGCTTTTTTGAATGATGTGGCTCAAAAAAAAGTTACATGTAAAGCAATTTCACCTGTTTATGCCATTGAACTTTTGGGAACTATGTTTGGTGGATATAACGTTCAACCTCTTGTCGATGCTCTTAGTTCAAAAGACGATGCCGTTGCGCGTGCAGCTTGCAATGCTCTAAAACATACTGTGCTTGTTTATAGCTCATTTAATGATATTGAAACTTTAGCAAAAACAAATGTCTATGCTAAAGAAGTGATGACTTCTTGGGCAAATGCAGAATGGTTTACAACAAAACCAACTATCTCAGAAAAAATTACCGTAGCCGTTTTAAAAGTATCAGGTGAGACCAATACCGATGATCTTAGCCCTGCAAGTGAAGCGTTTACGAGAAGTGATATTCCTCTCCATGCTAATGCAATGCTGGTTAAAAGACTTCCCGGTTCCAATGAAAAAATTAAAGAGTTGATTGCAAAAGGGTATGAAGTTGCCTATGTCGGTGATGTTGTAGGAACAGGAAGTAGTCGAAAATCAGGCATTAACTCTATCCAATGGTGGATGGGACGTGAAATCCCCAACGTTCCAAATAAAAAAACAGGTGGTTTAATCTTAGGTTCGACCATCGCACCAATCTTTTTTAACACAGCAGAAGACAGTGGTGCATTACCGATCGAAGTCAATGTTGAAGGTTTAGAAACAGGCGATTTGATTGATGTCTATCCTTTAGCTGGTAAAATTGAAAAAAATGGTAAAGTAGTTTCAACATTTAAACTTTCACCAAATACCCTAGCAGACGAGTATCGTGCTGGCGGTAGAATTCCTCTTATCATTGGTCGAGGATTGACCACAAAAGCTAGAATAAGTCTTGGAATGGGTGCAGAAAATATTTTTGCAAAACCAGAACAACCAAGCGAACAAAAAGGGGTAGGGTATACACTTGCACAAAAAATGGTCGGACGTGCCTGCGGAGTTGAAGGTGTTCGTGCCGGTATGTATGTTGAACCACATACACTTACCGTCGGAAGTCAAGATACCACAGGACCAATGACCAGAGATGAGATCAAAGAACTTGCAGCCCTTGGCTTTAGTGCTGATCTTGTCATGCAAAGTTTCTGTCATACGGCAGCATATCCAAAACCGAGCGATGTTAAACTTCACCATACGTTACCCGCATTTATAACTTCTCGATCAGGTGTTAGCCTTAAAGCAGGAGATGGCGTTATCCATTCCTGGCTTAACCGTATGGTCCTTCCCGACACAGTAGGAACGGGTGGAGATAGCCATACTCGTTTCCCAATTGGTATTTCGTTCCCAGCGGGTTCTGGTCTCGTTGCCTTTGCTGCCGTTACAGGGAGTATGCCTCTTAATATGCCTGAATCAGTCTTGGTGCGTTTTAAAGGTGAAATGCAACCAGGTATTACCCTTCGTGACCTTGTCAATGCTATTCCTTACTATGCAATTAAAAAAGGGTTGCTCACTGTTCCAAAGAAAAACAAAAAAAATATCTTTGCAGGACGTATTTTAGAGATCGAAGGGCTTCCAAAACTTAAGGTTGAACAAGCGTTTGAGCTTAGTGATGCAAGTGCTGAGAGAAGTGCAGCAGCATGTGCTGTAGCATTGGATGTTGAGCCAATCGTTGAATACCTTAAATCGAACATTACGTTGCTTGAAGCAATGATTAAAGCAGGCTATCAAGATGCTAAAACTTTGCAAAGACGTGCCGATAAAATGAAAGCATGGATCAAAGATCCTAAACTTCTTAAAGCGGATGCCAATGCACAGTACGCTGAAGTCATTGAAATTAATCTTAACGAAATCAAAGAGCCAATTCTTGCTTGTCCAAATGATCCCGATGATGTTGCAACCCTCAGTGAAATTCTTGCAGATGATAATCGCCCTAAAAAAATCGATGAAGTCTTTGTTGGAAGTTGTATGACAAACATTGGTCACTACAGAGCCCTTGGTGAGGTTCTTCAAGGCGAAGGAAAAGTTCCTACTACCCTTTGGGTCGCACCACCTACCAAAATGGATAAAGATCAACTGACAGCTGAGGGTTATTATTCTATTTTTGGTACTTCTGGTGCTCGTATTGAAATTCCAGGTTGTTCTCTCTGTATGGGTAACCAAGCCAATGTTAAAGAAGGTGCTGTTGTCTTTTCAACATCCACCAGAAACTTCGATAACCGTATGGGACCAAACTCTAAAGTTTATTTGGGTAGCGCAGAATTAGCAGCTCTATGTGCACTTCTAGGTAGGCTTCCAAGTGTTGAAGAGTATATGAGTTTAGTGCCTAAAAAATTGGCGGGTAAGACCGATAAAGTCTACAAATATCTCAATTTTAATCTCATAGAAAATTACGAACTCGTCAATTAA
- a CDS encoding FKBP-type peptidyl-prolyl cis-trans isomerase, with protein sequence MDSGAQSLVYLHGGYGDIFEKIEKALEGKSVGESIHMQLSPKEAFGEYKQELVLDEERNMFEDDLAVGQNVEMVFSEDADDEMMLSYTVIEILEDRVILDANHPLAGVTIIFDGTVIGLREATTDEIEKRLFSHEESLSAMQH encoded by the coding sequence TTGGACAGTGGCGCACAATCACTTGTGTATCTTCATGGCGGATACGGTGATATATTTGAAAAAATTGAAAAAGCCTTGGAAGGCAAAAGTGTAGGAGAGAGTATTCATATGCAATTGTCTCCTAAAGAAGCATTTGGTGAGTATAAACAAGAGCTTGTATTGGATGAAGAGCGAAATATGTTTGAAGATGATCTTGCAGTAGGGCAAAATGTTGAAATGGTTTTTAGTGAAGATGCCGATGATGAGATGATGCTTTCGTATACAGTCATTGAAATTTTAGAAGATCGCGTTATCTTGGATGCAAATCATCCTCTTGCTGGTGTAACAATCATATTTGATGGAACGGTCATTGGTCTGCGCGAGGCCACAACTGATGAAATTGAGAAAAGACTCTTCAGCCACGAAGAGTCCTTATCTGCCATGCAACATTAA
- the ppsA gene encoding phosphoenolpyruvate synthase: protein MRYIRFFNELHISDIPLVGGKNASLGEMYQKLSTKGIKVPNGFATTSEAYHLLLKENGIKEKIKKLLANLDISDTLSLQKRGLAIRELILASTLPTELIQEIESAYHMLSQEYGSEHIDVAVRSSGTAEDLPDASFAGQQETFLNINTSEKLLQSVKQCYASLFTDRAISYRTSRGFDHFKVALSVGIQKMVRSDLASSGIMFTIDTESGSENLILINAIWGLGENVVSGKVNADEFFVFKPTLKKGINTILKRSLGSKKEKMLYSDEAHTINVPTTEEEQNHFSITDTEVLILAHQALIIEEYYKRPMDIEWAKDGLDGKLYIVQARPETVQSRLQNSITIEKYTLNRTKDIKLITSGRAIGEKIGSGEVKIIHKTSEFALFKEGDILVADTTNPDWEPIMKKASAVVTNRGSRTCHAAIVAREIGVPAVVGCGNATEVLSNTQKVTVSCAQGDEGHIYEGEIAFTCKTIDLSSLKQTKTKLMMNVGNPAEAFNLAKMPNDGVGLARMEFIMTHSINAHPMALVNMHKRNPVQDEDAIRAFMSPYTDAKEFFLQKISEGVGMIAAAFYPKPVIIRTSDFKSNEYRNMLGGLAFEAVEENPMIGFRGASRYYDESYKEAYAWECEALKRVRDDMGLTNVVIMLPFVRTPEEGQKVIGIMNTQGLIQGVNGLKIYAMCEIPANVIIADDFLNIFDGYSIGSNDLTQLILGVDRESGMIAHIFNERNPAVTKMLKMAIDACKAREKYIGICGQAPSDYPEITEFLVKNGIDSISLNPDSLYKMHQVVENLEEKLR from the coding sequence ATGCGTTATATTCGTTTCTTCAATGAACTCCATATCAGCGATATTCCCCTTGTAGGCGGGAAAAACGCAAGTCTCGGTGAAATGTACCAAAAGCTATCTACCAAAGGTATCAAAGTTCCCAATGGTTTTGCGACAACCAGCGAGGCTTACCATCTGTTACTTAAAGAAAACGGTATCAAAGAAAAAATCAAAAAGCTTTTAGCAAACCTAGATATTTCAGATACGCTTTCACTTCAAAAGCGTGGTCTTGCCATCAGAGAGCTTATCTTGGCTTCAACACTGCCTACTGAGCTTATCCAAGAGATTGAAAGTGCTTATCATATGCTCTCTCAAGAATATGGTTCAGAACATATTGATGTTGCTGTGCGTTCATCTGGAACAGCCGAAGATCTACCTGATGCTAGTTTTGCAGGGCAACAAGAGACCTTTCTCAATATCAATACATCTGAAAAACTTTTACAAAGTGTGAAACAGTGCTACGCTTCGTTATTTACAGATCGTGCCATTAGTTATCGAACAAGTCGAGGGTTTGACCATTTTAAAGTTGCCCTTTCTGTTGGCATACAGAAGATGGTACGAAGTGATCTTGCTAGTAGTGGTATTATGTTTACCATTGATACAGAGAGCGGCTCAGAAAATCTTATTTTAATTAATGCTATCTGGGGATTGGGTGAAAATGTCGTTAGTGGTAAAGTCAATGCTGATGAGTTTTTTGTTTTTAAACCAACCCTTAAAAAAGGGATCAATACCATTTTAAAACGCTCTTTAGGCAGTAAAAAAGAGAAAATGCTTTACAGCGATGAAGCTCATACTATCAATGTTCCCACAACAGAGGAAGAGCAAAATCATTTTTCCATTACGGATACGGAAGTGTTGATTCTAGCGCATCAAGCACTGATTATTGAAGAGTATTATAAACGTCCAATGGACATTGAGTGGGCGAAAGATGGTTTAGATGGCAAACTCTATATCGTTCAAGCACGTCCTGAAACAGTTCAGAGCCGGCTTCAAAACAGTATTACCATCGAAAAATATACGCTGAATCGCACCAAAGATATAAAACTTATCACTTCTGGTCGTGCGATAGGTGAAAAAATTGGCAGTGGTGAGGTCAAAATTATCCATAAAACTTCTGAGTTTGCTTTATTTAAAGAAGGTGATATTTTGGTTGCCGACACAACCAATCCTGATTGGGAACCTATTATGAAAAAAGCTTCAGCCGTTGTCACTAACAGAGGTAGTAGAACGTGTCATGCTGCTATCGTTGCACGTGAGATCGGCGTGCCAGCGGTGGTCGGGTGTGGCAATGCAACCGAAGTGTTAAGCAATACTCAAAAAGTAACCGTTAGTTGTGCACAGGGCGATGAAGGACATATATACGAGGGTGAAATTGCCTTTACATGTAAAACGATAGACCTCAGTTCTTTAAAGCAGACGAAGACCAAACTAATGATGAATGTGGGCAATCCTGCTGAAGCGTTTAATCTTGCTAAAATGCCAAATGATGGTGTAGGCCTTGCTCGAATGGAGTTCATAATGACGCATTCCATTAATGCTCATCCGATGGCACTGGTGAATATGCACAAAAGAAATCCTGTGCAAGATGAGGATGCCATTAGAGCTTTTATGAGCCCCTACACCGATGCTAAAGAGTTTTTTCTCCAAAAAATCAGTGAAGGTGTTGGGATGATTGCCGCGGCGTTTTATCCCAAACCCGTCATCATTCGCACCAGTGATTTTAAAAGCAACGAATATCGCAATATGCTAGGAGGTCTGGCGTTCGAAGCAGTCGAAGAAAATCCAATGATAGGCTTTCGTGGAGCAAGTAGATACTATGATGAAAGTTACAAGGAGGCTTATGCGTGGGAGTGTGAAGCACTCAAGCGTGTACGAGATGATATGGGGCTTACCAATGTTGTCATCATGCTTCCTTTTGTACGTACACCTGAAGAAGGGCAGAAAGTTATCGGCATCATGAATACCCAAGGTTTAATACAAGGTGTGAATGGACTTAAAATTTACGCGATGTGCGAGATACCTGCCAATGTCATCATCGCCGATGACTTTTTAAATATCTTTGATGGCTATTCGATTGGATCAAACGATCTTACCCAACTTATCTTAGGTGTGGATAGAGAAAGTGGAATGATTGCTCATATTTTTAACGAACGCAACCCAGCTGTGACTAAAATGCTAAAAATGGCGATTGACGCGTGTAAAGCAAGAGAAAAATACATTGGTATTTGCGGGCAAGCACCTTCTGATTATCCTGAAATTACGGAGTTTTTAGTTAAAAATGGGATAGATTCGATCTCATTAAACCCTGATTCACTGTATAAAATGCACCAAGTGGTTGAGAATTTGGAAGAAAAATTGCGTTAA
- a CDS encoding MipA/OmpV family protein — MKNKLILVSCVLLTHLCATSDDLALQVGVGATTSTSPYKGVSSVTMPLPDIELTYKSAFIEGINMGYNFYDTKTLQVGVILLPVLAGYKGKDSNELKGMDNRNMSLEGGLRMKYNFENSFLSGTVSRDVSGTTDGYTFNAAYNYTLFETRNSGLSLYAGAEYLSDKKSNYYYGVKDKEATFARPSYHADGALNPFIGLTQIFAFSETWSIIANVEYKRFDSTIYKSPIVDDHYQVAGYLSIMYSF, encoded by the coding sequence ATGAAGAATAAGCTAATTTTAGTGTCCTGTGTTTTGCTGACTCACCTATGTGCAACCAGTGATGACTTGGCACTCCAAGTAGGTGTGGGCGCAACAACGAGTACAAGCCCTTACAAAGGCGTTTCAAGTGTTACAATGCCCTTACCCGATATTGAGCTTACGTACAAAAGTGCTTTTATTGAAGGTATCAATATGGGATACAATTTTTACGATACCAAAACCTTACAAGTTGGAGTTATCCTACTTCCTGTACTTGCAGGCTATAAAGGCAAAGATAGTAATGAGTTAAAAGGTATGGACAATCGAAATATGTCCTTAGAAGGCGGACTCAGAATGAAATACAATTTTGAGAATAGTTTTTTAAGCGGTACTGTTTCGCGTGATGTCAGCGGTACCACAGATGGCTATACCTTTAATGCAGCGTATAACTACACACTTTTTGAGACAAGAAATTCAGGTCTGTCACTCTATGCGGGCGCAGAATACCTCAGTGATAAGAAAAGCAATTATTACTACGGTGTCAAAGATAAAGAGGCAACCTTCGCACGTCCAAGTTACCATGCCGATGGTGCCCTCAACCCTTTTATTGGCTTAACGCAAATCTTTGCCTTTAGTGAGACATGGTCGATCATTGCTAATGTCGAATACAAGAGATTTGACAGCACAATTTATAAAAGCCCTATTGTGGATGACCATTATCAAGTGGCTGGATACTTGTCTATCATGTATAGCTTCTAA
- a CDS encoding helix-turn-helix transcriptional regulator — translation MFVDTGMPPHGDYTKAFPKTPSLLPYIHSYVSIISAVEDTREQYITRFFPSFMTQFVFDFYGSLNEVIEEGSIQLDIDKGTYVKSGIGTWMDFFQKESLSSKRLVKSFKVTLYPHVLYEVFGISPFEIRNEDLSINDIWGKYEGELLFEELESMPTGDGMIEVFERYFMKQLSKKYCFQKNISNYLMGGHDYPSLKLLSQECGYSERWIQKQYLEVFGESFKHIHNNARFIKTLRMMNSAVLRGESHLKFVSIAYECGYFDQTHFIKEFKKFTGLTPSYYFHTFRDKIPLSWLW, via the coding sequence ATGTTTGTAGATACGGGAATGCCGCCTCATGGCGATTACACAAAAGCATTTCCAAAAACTCCATCTCTGTTACCTTATATTCATTCATATGTCTCTATCATCAGTGCAGTAGAAGATACCCGTGAGCAGTATATTACACGCTTTTTCCCCTCCTTTATGACGCAGTTTGTCTTTGATTTTTATGGAAGTTTGAATGAAGTTATTGAAGAAGGAAGTATACAGCTTGATATTGACAAAGGAACCTATGTAAAAAGCGGCATTGGCACATGGATGGACTTTTTTCAAAAAGAGAGTTTATCGTCTAAACGATTAGTCAAAAGCTTTAAAGTAACGCTCTATCCGCATGTCCTCTACGAAGTATTTGGTATTTCACCTTTTGAAATTCGAAATGAAGATCTGAGTATCAACGATATATGGGGAAAATACGAAGGAGAATTGCTTTTTGAAGAGTTAGAGTCTATGCCCACAGGAGATGGGATGATTGAAGTTTTTGAGCGTTATTTTATGAAGCAATTATCAAAAAAATATTGTTTTCAAAAAAATATTTCAAATTATCTTATGGGTGGACATGATTATCCTTCTTTAAAATTATTATCGCAAGAGTGCGGTTACAGTGAAAGGTGGATCCAGAAACAATATCTTGAAGTCTTTGGAGAATCCTTTAAGCACATTCATAATAATGCACGATTTATCAAAACATTAAGGATGATGAATAGCGCTGTTTTACGAGGTGAAAGTCATCTTAAATTTGTCTCCATAGCGTACGAGTGTGGCTATTTTGATCAGACACATTTTATTAAAGAGTTCAAAAAATTTACAGGACTCACACCCTCTTATTATTTCCATACATTTAGAGACAAAATTCCACTTTCGTGGCTTTGGTAA
- a CDS encoding MFS transporter, which yields MQPETLQTFHKKPIVIIALLTAVCLVGDSMLYVVLPTHFEEAGLTSLWQVGILLSINRLIRLPLNPLIGWLYTKISARTGVLIAVLLAFLTTLSYGLLHGFIALLIARCFWGIAWGFLRLGAYFTILEYATDTTRGKSMGLYNGLYRLGSLVGMLVGGFLADIYGLLPTSIIFSLVTLCCLPIVFIVIKPTHQGMVSEHVESERHFSLWKHRNVLSVLGVGMFFALIYQGIVTSTLSYLIEIHNGSVVLIFGCFIGASSLAGILQAIRWGFEPFLAPLFGSLTDGNVGRYPLLLISTVLASISFALVSFDLPFWIWIGILLLLQATATSLTTIADALAADTASNNGARIKIMTTYSLLIDFGAALGPMLAYGMNQFLHPYASFWFASLILLGTTWVCANSWYKQKRSL from the coding sequence ATGCAACCTGAAACGCTTCAAACTTTTCACAAAAAACCTATCGTGATCATTGCCCTGCTTACAGCTGTTTGTTTGGTGGGGGATTCAATGCTCTACGTTGTTTTACCTACTCACTTTGAAGAAGCTGGGCTTACCTCTTTATGGCAAGTGGGTATTTTACTCTCCATTAACCGTTTAATCAGACTTCCTCTGAATCCTCTTATTGGATGGCTTTACACGAAAATCAGTGCGCGCACCGGTGTTTTGATTGCTGTATTATTGGCATTTTTAACAACCCTCTCCTATGGTTTACTGCACGGTTTTATTGCCCTTTTGATTGCACGCTGCTTTTGGGGAATTGCGTGGGGATTTTTGCGACTAGGAGCTTATTTTACGATTTTGGAATATGCTACAGATACGACTAGAGGCAAAAGTATGGGACTTTACAATGGATTGTATCGCCTTGGAAGTTTAGTGGGAATGCTCGTTGGAGGATTTTTAGCAGATATTTATGGTTTATTGCCCACATCAATTATTTTTAGTCTTGTAACACTCTGTTGTTTGCCTATTGTTTTTATCGTTATTAAGCCAACCCATCAAGGGATGGTTTCTGAGCATGTCGAAAGTGAGCGACACTTCTCTTTGTGGAAGCATCGTAATGTCCTATCCGTTTTAGGTGTTGGGATGTTTTTTGCTTTGATTTATCAAGGAATTGTAACATCCACACTTTCATACTTGATTGAAATTCACAACGGCTCTGTTGTCTTAATTTTTGGATGTTTCATTGGAGCTTCTTCACTTGCGGGCATATTGCAAGCGATTCGTTGGGGATTTGAGCCATTTCTAGCTCCCTTATTTGGTAGTTTGACGGATGGAAATGTGGGTCGATATCCTCTTCTTCTTATCTCAACAGTATTAGCAAGTATTTCATTTGCGTTGGTCTCTTTTGATCTGCCTTTTTGGATATGGATTGGAATACTTCTTTTACTCCAAGCTACAGCAACTTCACTTACAACTATTGCTGATGCTTTAGCTGCTGATACGGCATCAAATAATGGAGCAAGGATTAAAATAATGACAACCTACTCGTTACTCATTGACTTTGGTGCGGCGCTTGGACCGATGCTCGCATATGGGATGAACCAATTTTTACACCCTTATGCCTCTTTTTGGTTCGCATCACTTATTTTGCTAGGAACGACATGGGTATGTGCAAATAGTTGGTATAAGCAGAAGCGATCGCTTTAA
- a CDS encoding B12-binding domain-containing radical SAM protein, giving the protein MKEILLTTFNARYTHTSIAQRYLFANLEELQEKAKILEFVINSQVADAAEEILSYNPKIVGIGAYIWNALEVQELISILKKVAPHILIILGGPEASYLPHRVDFSGADYIIQGEGDIAFYELCKTLFEGHKPNERVIKAPMVHLNAIKLPYDYYTDHDIKNRYCYVEASRGCPFTCEFCLSSADKKVRDIEIERFIDELEKLWQRGVRNFKFIDRTFNLSIENATKLLDYFLSKTETYFVHFEVIPDHFPSSLREKIAQFPPAALQLEVGIQTLDPEISKNIHRRLNITKIEDNLAFLQQQTHAHLHVDLIIGLPGESLEGFGRNLDKLYSLTQCEIQIGILKKLSGTTISRHDEIYGMKYCDKPPYDILQNNLIPFKEMQKMKRFARFWDMVYNSGNFKKSAIHLWHDGKVYDGFYAFSEWLYTQTKSTWQISLDRLAELIFRYLCEELGHEREFIKGMLIEDIMTIRGRKMPSFLRENYVQEEVHKEGTSKLNKRQLKHATV; this is encoded by the coding sequence ATGAAAGAAATTCTTTTAACGACCTTTAATGCACGCTATACACATACATCTATTGCTCAACGCTATCTTTTTGCCAACCTTGAAGAGCTTCAAGAAAAAGCGAAAATTTTAGAGTTTGTCATCAACTCACAAGTCGCCGATGCCGCAGAAGAAATCCTTAGTTATAATCCAAAAATTGTAGGCATTGGTGCATATATTTGGAACGCTTTAGAAGTACAAGAGCTTATAAGTATCCTCAAAAAAGTAGCACCTCATATTCTCATTATATTAGGAGGTCCTGAAGCGAGCTATCTCCCTCATCGTGTTGATTTTAGCGGAGCAGACTACATTATTCAAGGAGAAGGTGACATCGCTTTTTATGAGCTGTGTAAAACGCTATTTGAGGGTCATAAACCAAATGAGCGCGTCATCAAAGCGCCGATGGTTCATTTGAATGCCATAAAACTGCCATATGACTACTACACAGATCACGACATCAAAAACCGTTACTGCTACGTTGAGGCAAGTCGTGGATGCCCATTTACCTGTGAATTTTGTCTTTCATCTGCTGATAAAAAAGTGCGAGATATCGAAATAGAACGTTTCATTGACGAACTGGAAAAGCTCTGGCAAAGAGGGGTGCGTAATTTTAAGTTTATTGACCGTACGTTTAATCTGAGCATCGAAAATGCCACCAAACTACTGGATTATTTCCTCTCTAAAACCGAAACGTATTTTGTCCATTTTGAAGTGATACCTGACCATTTTCCAAGCTCTCTTCGAGAAAAAATAGCACAGTTTCCTCCTGCAGCGCTGCAACTCGAAGTGGGTATTCAAACGCTTGATCCTGAAATCTCTAAAAATATTCATAGACGCCTCAACATTACTAAAATCGAAGACAACCTTGCCTTTCTACAACAGCAAACGCATGCGCATTTGCATGTGGACCTCATTATCGGTTTACCAGGAGAAAGTTTAGAAGGTTTTGGTCGCAATTTAGACAAGCTTTATTCGCTGACACAGTGTGAGATTCAAATCGGCATCCTCAAAAAACTCTCAGGTACAACTATTTCGCGTCACGACGAGATCTACGGTATGAAGTATTGCGATAAGCCACCCTATGATATTTTGCAAAACAACCTTATCCCTTTTAAAGAGATGCAAAAGATGAAGCGTTTTGCTCGCTTTTGGGATATGGTGTATAACAGTGGTAATTTTAAGAAGAGTGCAATACACTTATGGCATGATGGCAAAGTGTATGATGGCTTTTATGCTTTTAGTGAATGGCTTTATACGCAAACAAAGTCTACATGGCAGATTTCATTGGATCGCCTAGCGGAGCTTATTTTTCGCTATCTTTGTGAAGAGCTAGGACATGAACGTGAGTTTATTAAAGGAATGTTGATAGAAGACATTATGACCATACGTGGACGTAAAATGCCTTCTTTTTTACGCGAAAATTACGTTCAAGAGGAAGTGCATAAAGAGGGTACTTCAAAACTTAATAAACGCCAGTTAAAACATGCCACAGTATAA
- a CDS encoding DUF445 domain-containing protein — MKIDKSWWTDIISVSLIGVSFLIPAPYAHWSLLTGLFAFSGAVTNQIAIHMLFEKVPFLYGSGVIQLQFEAFKASIKNLMMDQFFTKEQLDAFFAKEEKTLDLSPVIAEVDFSPAFDALTKTVMESSFGGMLGMFGGAGALEGLRAPFSEKLKDSIIEISESNVFQQKIAQTIQNSSLTDDMLITIEQMIDARLNELTPQMVKEIVQNFIKEHLGWLVVWGGFFGALIGLLSTLVI; from the coding sequence ATGAAAATTGATAAAAGTTGGTGGACGGATATTATAAGTGTCAGTTTGATTGGAGTTTCATTTTTGATACCAGCGCCTTATGCGCATTGGTCACTCTTAACAGGACTTTTCGCCTTTTCAGGCGCAGTAACCAATCAAATAGCGATTCATATGTTATTTGAAAAAGTACCTTTTTTATATGGAAGTGGCGTTATACAGTTGCAATTTGAAGCCTTTAAAGCTTCGATCAAAAATTTGATGATGGATCAGTTTTTTACTAAAGAACAGTTGGATGCTTTTTTTGCAAAAGAAGAAAAAACGCTTGATTTAAGCCCAGTGATTGCAGAAGTGGACTTTTCTCCTGCCTTTGATGCACTGACTAAAACGGTGATGGAGTCCTCATTTGGCGGAATGCTCGGGATGTTTGGAGGTGCTGGCGCATTAGAAGGACTTCGAGCGCCTTTTAGTGAGAAACTCAAAGATTCTATCATTGAAATTAGCGAAAGTAATGTATTTCAACAAAAAATAGCACAAACTATACAAAATTCATCACTTACTGATGATATGCTTATTACCATAGAGCAGATGATTGATGCAAGGCTAAATGAGCTGACACCACAGATGGTAAAAGAGATCGTACAAAATTTCATTAAAGAGCATTTAGGTTGGCTAGTGGTTTGGGGTGGTTTTTTTGGTGCATTGATTGGTCTGCTTTCAACATTGGTTATTTAA